From a region of the Mauremys mutica isolate MM-2020 ecotype Southern chromosome 12, ASM2049712v1, whole genome shotgun sequence genome:
- the PPP1R27 gene encoding protein phosphatase 1 regulatory subunit 27 produces the protein MKYYDPASLSRYRGCSQRLKPARTVRFPNDIVFQDNIRQGDLEQVGRFIRARKVTLSTLYPSGLAALHEAVLAGNLDCVKLLVQYGADIHQKDENGWTPLHMACSNGYTHIARYLISLGARLDATNDEGEKPSDLIDADSRDLVELFKAARMD, from the exons ATGAAATACTATGACCCGGCCTCGCTGTCCCGGTACCGCGGCTGCTCCCAGCGCCTCAAGCCAGCACGGACAGTGCGCTTCCCCAATGACATCGTCTTCCAGGACAACATCAGGCAGGGGGACCTGGAGCAGGTGGGCAGGTTTATCCGAGCCAGGAAGGTCACCTTGAGCACCCTGTATCCCTCTG GCTTGGCAGCCCTCCATGAAGCCGTGCTGGCCGGGAACCTCGACTGTGTCAAACTGCTGGTGCAATACGGCGCGGACATTCACCAGAAGGACGAGAATGGCTGGACCCCCCTGCACATGGCCTGCAGCAATGGCTACACCCACATAGCCAG GTACCTCATCTCTTTAGGAGCCAGGCTTGATGCCACCAATGACGAAGGGGAGAAACCATCTGACCTCATTGACGCTGACTCCAGGGACCTTGTGGAGCTCTTTAAAGCTGCCAGGATGGACTGA
- the P4HB gene encoding protein disulfide-isomerase, with product MKLLSALLPPLLGLALLGLARPGRAEAEADAAAEAEEEDGVLVLRAASFERALAAHKHLLVEFYAPWCGHCKALAPEYAKAAATLKADGSEIRLAKVDATEESELAQQFGVRGYPTIKFFKNGDKSAPREYTAGREADDIVNWLKKRTGPAATTLADVAAAEALVDSSDVTVIGLFKDVESEAAKQFFLAAESIDDIPFGISSSSDVFSKYQLSKDGVVLFKKFDEGRNNFEGDLTKENLLNFIKSNQLPLVIEFTEQTAPKIFGGEIKTHILLFLPKSVADYQGKLDNFKTAAGNFKGKILFIFIDSDHSDNQRILEFFGLKKEECPAVRLITLEEEMTKYKPDSDELTAEKIKEFCDQFLEGKVKPHLMSQDLPDDWDKQPVRVLVGKNFEDIAFDETKNVFVEFYAPWCGHCKQLAPIWDKLGETYKDHENIVIAKMDSTANEVEAVKVHSFPTLKFFPAGPGKNVIDYNGERTLEGFQKFLESGGQDGAGDEEDLEDLEADEIDLEEGEEDQKIHKDEL from the exons ATGAAGCTGCTGAGCGCGCTGCTGCCGCCGCTGCTGGGCCTGGCGCTGCTGGGCCTGGCCCGGCCGGGCCgcgcggaggcggaggcggacgcggcggcggaggcggaggaggaggacGGGGTGTTGGTGCTGCGCGCGGCCTCCTTCGAGCGCGCGCTGGCGGCCCACAAGCACCTGCTGGTGGAGTTCT ATGCCCCGTGGTGCGGCCACTGCAAAGCGCTGGCCCCCGAGTACGCCAAGGCTGCGGCCACGCTGAAGGCTGATGGCTCCGAGATCCGGCTGGCCAAGGTGGACGCCACAGAGGAGTCGGAGCTGGCCCAGCAGTTCGGGGTTCGGGGCTACCCCACTATTAAATTCTTCAAAAATGGAGACAAATCTGCCCCCCGAGAGTACACAg CTGGCAGAGAAGCTGATGATATTGTAAACTGGCTGAAGAAACGCACTGGTCCAGCTGCCACTACCCTGGCAGATGTTGCTGCAGCTGAGGCACTAGTGGATTCCAGTGACGTCACTGTGATTGGGCTCTTCAAG GATGTGGAGTCAGAGGCTGCCAAGCAATTCTTTCTGGCAGCTGAGTCCATTGATGACATTCCTTTTGGGATCTCTTCCAGCAGTGATGTCTTCTCCAAATACCAGCTCAGCAAAGATGGTGTTGTCCTTTTTAAGAAG TTTGATGAAGGTCGCAACAACTTTGAAGGTGATCTTACAAAAGAGAACTTGCTGAACTTCATCAAGTCTAACCAGCTGCCTCTGGTCATCGAGTTCACTGAACAG ACTGCTCCTAAGATCTTTGGAGGAGAGATCAAGACTCACATCCTGCTGTTCCTGCCAAAGAGTGTTGCTGACTATCAAGGGAAACTAGACAACTTCAAGACAGCAGCTGGAAACTTCAAAGGAAAG ATCCTGTTCATCTTCATAGACAGTGACCATAGCGACAACCAGAGGATCCTGGAGTTCTTTGGCCTAAAGAAGGAGGAGTGCCCAGCTGTGCGCCTCATCACTTTGGAGGAGGAAATGACTAAATACAAACCTGACTCAGATGAACTGACAGCAGAGAAGATCAAGGAGTTCTGCGACCAGTTCCTGGAGGGCAAAGTCAAG CCCCACCTAATGAGCCAGGATTTGCCTGATGACTGGGACAAACAGCCTGTCAGAGTTCTGGTTGGAAAGAACTTCGAAGACATTGCTTTTGATGAGACCAAGAATGTGTTTGTGGAGTTTT ATGCTCCCTGGTGTGGTCACTGCAAACAATTGGCTCCTATCTGGGACAAACTGGGAGAGACTTACAAGGACCATGAGAACATTGTCATTGCCAAGATGGACTCAACAGCTAACGAAGTGGAGGCAGTGAAAGTCCacagttttcccacactcaagttCTTCCCTGCAGGCCCTGGCAAAAAC GTCATAGACTACAATGGGGAGAGGACGCTAGAAGGCTTCCAGAAGTTCCTGGAAAGTGGAGGCCAGGATGGTGCTGGGGATGAAGAG GATCTGGAAGACTTGGAGGCTGATGAGATTGATCTTGAGGAAGGTGAAGAGGACCAGAAGATCCACAAAGATGAACTGTAA